CCTTCATAACTGGTAGCTATTCCTAGTTGCATTAGCACGTAATTCGCCACCCAATTGCATTTTCCTGGTGCCCGGTAAAACTTTTTCCAGAATGGCCGTCTCAATGGGCTTCGTGGCTCATCCGGGGTACGGCACCTTCTGGCTGGAGGCTTGTTTCAATCTCAGGTAAATTCTGTAACCCAGCGGGAGGAGAATGGGATTCCCCAGCGAATTAGGTATGAATAGATGGTACCAATTCTTATTTATCCTTTACTGAGCAGGAGGAGATGGGATCATGAAATGGCGTTGTCAGGTCTGCGGCTATATCCATGATGGCGAGGAGGCCCCAGAGAAGTGCCCCAAGTGTGGGTCTCCCAAGGACAAGTTTGTTCAGCTGACTGAGAAAGAGGCTGAATTGGTGGAGCGGTCCCGGTTTACCAACAGCTTGCACGTGGAGCTCCTAGGGCTTTTAGCCGAAGTTCAGGACCTAGCCGAAAGCGGCATCGATGATAACCTTGACCCCGGCTGCCTGGCCATCTTTAAGAAAGCCGAGCAGGCCGCAATAGAGCTCAGCCAGTCGGTCAAGGCTGAGATCCAAACCCATGTCAACAAGGGCAAGTGGGGTTAAACCGCCGGCATCAGCTCCGAGGCTGAAGGCTTGCCAAAGTTGGGCTACACCAAAAAGAAGGCATACAGGGTAATTTTCTCAAGAAATGGCCGGCACCAGCCACCGCG
This Clostridia bacterium DNA region includes the following protein-coding sequences:
- a CDS encoding rubredoxin → MKWRCQVCGYIHDGEEAPEKCPKCGSPKDKFVQLTEKEAELVERSRFTNSLHVELLGLLAEVQDLAESGIDDNLDPGCLAIFKKAEQAAIELSQSVKAEIQTHVNKGKWG